From Apium graveolens cultivar Ventura chromosome 9, ASM990537v1, whole genome shotgun sequence, the proteins below share one genomic window:
- the LOC141685713 gene encoding uncharacterized protein LOC141685713 — MKDAIQSTDVVSGTLSMNASSAKVLIDSGATRSFILKSFVDKLNCEIQSMYEPLSIILANQDRVSVNRICPYCSIEIAGHVFPVNLIPFQSGEFDVILGMDWLTSFSAQIDYKDKRVVLSTHQGKKVMFKGQKQTQTFLTLMQAKKLIRKGCEAYLVYVVDKGREVSNSEDIPVVKDFWTFFPKNFLANPRTDKLSLQ, encoded by the coding sequence ATGAAGGATGCAATTCAAAGTACCGATGTGGTATCAGGTACGCTTTCTATGAATGCCTCTAgtgctaaagtattgattgattcgggagccactaGATCATTTATTTTGAAgtcttttgttgataagttgaactGTGAAATACAATCAATGTATGAACCCTTATCCATTATCTTAGCTAATCAAGATAGAGTATCTGTAAATCGTATTTGTCCTTATTGTTCGATAGAGATAGCCGGACACGTTTTTCCTGTGAACCTTATTCCCTTCCAGTCAGGAGAATTCGAcgtgattttaggaatggattggctgacAAGTTTTAGTGCTCAAATAGACTATAAGGATAAAAGAGTAGTATTAAGTACACATCAAGGTAAGAAAGTAATGTTCAAGGGCCAAAAGCAAACTCAGACATTTCTCACCTTGATGCAAGCAAAGAAGTTGATTCGAAAAGGATGCGAGGCGTATTTGGTGTATGTAGTTGATAAAGGTAGAGAAGTTTCAAATTcggaagacattccagtggtaaaaGATTTCTGGACGTTTTTCCCGAAGAACTTCCTGGCTAACCCCCGGACAGACAAATTAAGTTTACAATAG